TTTCGCAGATCTCCCTGAGGATTTATTTGATGATTGGAGACTCCATCGACATCGCGCCGCTGGCGCCTGCGGACGGCAGACGAGGAGCCTTCTGAGCGACGGCGAAAATCAGCGCGATGATTCCCAATATCAGCACGCCGGTTTCGAGACGCACCGAAAGTACATGCAAATGATCGAACTGCTGACGCAAAGGATTTGTCGCGGGCGTGTTCATGTACGAGCCCATCTGCGTGCGGAGATGATCCATCGTGGGCATGATCCACACTTGCGAAACGAGCGTTACAAGCAGCATCAACTCGACGAGTATCGAAGCGGGTTGCACGAGGCCGCGCCAGGAGCGCGCCGCGACCAGCGACACGATCAGGAAGACGATCGCTGCAACAATCCCGAAAATGTGCAGGCCCCACAAAAGGATCCCAACGATGTTTCCGGCTTCATCCGGGCTTTTCAGCTGCGAAAACAGCACGCCGGCGACGAATCCGAAGAAGATCATGCCGCCGAGCCAGGTGCCTAGTGTGAAAACCTTAAGGAAACGCCAGATCGTGGTCATCGTCAATTTTCGATAAAATGGCAGTTCGGCTCGTCATCATACGCCCAAGGCGACGCGAGCCGCGAAGAATCTTGGGATCGAAATGGTGGGCGATCAAGGACTTGAACCTTGGACCTCTCCCGTGTGAGGGGAACGCTCTAACCAACTGAGCTAATCGCCCGGCGGGATAATTATCGCACAGAAGCGCGGGAAAAATGCAATCCATGGTCACGACCACAAACTCACAAATCAGCCAGCTCCGGCAGACGATCGCGCGGGTCATCAAAGGCAAAGAGGAAGTCATCCAACTGGCGCTCATTGCGCTCCTCGCGCGCGGACATCTGCTCATCGAAGATGTTCCTGGCACGGGCAAGACCACGCTGGCGCACACACTGGCGCGCGCGTTTCACTGCTCTTTCCAACGCGTCCAGTTCACTTCGGATATGCTGCCGAGCGACGTCATCGGGATCAGCGTTTTCAATCCGGCGCGCGAAGAATTCGAATTCAAGCCGGGACCGCTCTTCGCGAATTTCGTTTTGGCCGACGAAATCAACCGCACGACGCCGAAAACGCAATCGGCGCTGCTGGAAGCGATGAACGAAGCGCAAGTGACCGTGGACAATCACACGCATCCTCTGCCGCAGCCGTTTCTCGTCATCGCGACGCAGAATCCGATCGAGCATCATGGCACATATCCGCTGCCGGAATCGCAGCTCGATCGCTTCCTGATGCGCATTCGGATGGGCTATCCTGATCGCGAGAGCGAAAAGGAGATTTTGCGCAACGGAGGCGGCGCGGCTTCCCTGGAGGATATACATGCGGTCATGGATGCCGCGGAAGTCTGCGCCATGCAGGAAGCTGTCAACCGCGTTCGCGTGGACGACAGCTTGCTGGACTACGCTCTGGAAATTGTCGAGCGCACGCGGCGCTCTGAACAGCTGAGCCTGGGCGTCAGCCCGCGCGGCGCCATCCTGCTGCATCGCGCGGCGCAGGCGCGCGCATTTCTGGAAGGCCGCGATTATTGCCTCCCAGATGACTTCAAGAAGCTTATCCTGCCTGTTTTCGCGCATCGCGTTGTGGTCAGCTCGCGCTATACATCGACACGCAAAAAATCCGAACAGACGGAAGCGATTCTCTCCGAGATTCTCGAAACCACACGCGTTCCACTCTGATGGCTGCTTCACGAATCCTGACCTGGTGGCGCGAGCGCGATAAGCCCGGCTGGCGCAACTTCGGCATCGCGATCAGCACGCTGACGCTGGCGCTTTTTCTTGCGCTTTATTCCGCGGCGATGGCCGAAAGCGGGCATAGCGTTTTCGCGGGACTGTCGGCTGTGCTGGCGCTGGCGCTGGCGGCGTGGGTGGGCATCGCGATCGTGCCAAAGATGGCGCGGCGCACGGGGCTGCGCTGGCTTCTCTATCAAGTCGATTATCGGCTGACGCGCGAGGGGATCATTTATCTGGCTGCGGTGTTTGTCATTGCCCTTGCTGCTGTGAACACCGGCAATAATCTGCTTTTCATGATTCTTTCGTGTCTGCTTGCCGGGATTTTGATTTCGGGAATTCTTTCGCGCATTGTGCTGACCGGCCTGGAACTGGATATCGATTTGCCAGAGCACGTTTTCGCCGAGCAGCCGATCCTTGCCACGGTGAGCGTGGCGAACGAAAAGGCCATGATGCCTTCGCTTTCGCTGCGCGTCGTTGGCACGGGCAATGACGCACAGGCCGGCATCTTGAAGCGCCCGGTTTATTTTCCCTATATTCCTCACGAAAAATTTGCATCGCAAAAAGTAGAACTGCTTTTTCCACAGCGCGGCATCTACCGGCAAAGCTCTTTCGGCATTCGCACGAAATTTCCTTTCGGTTTTCTGGAGAAGACGCGGCGCGTGGACTCGCCGATGGAGCTGGTGGTTTACCCGCGCGTCGAGCCAACCGACGAGTTTTACGAAATTCTTCCGCTGCTGAGCGGTGAAATCGAGAGCCTGCACCGCGGGCGTGGCAACGATCTTTATTCGATTCGCGATTACACGACGACGGACAGTGTGCGCTTCGTGGATTGGAAAGCATCGGCGAAATCCGGCGCGCTGAAAGTGCGTGAATTCGCGCGTGAAGATGAGCGCCGGCTGGTGCTTGCGCTGGATAATTGCGTCAGCGCTGCGGCGGCTACGCCACCGAAAAACAGCGAACAGCGGGGAGAATTATCGCCAGTGGAAAATTCACACTTCGAGCGCGCCGTCTCGCTCGCCGCATGCATCGCGTGGCATTTCCACGAAGCGCGCGCGGTCATGCAGTTCCGCACGCCGGAGATGGCCACGTCCATGACGTCGGCGGGCGAGATCATCTATCAAGTGCTGCGCACACTCGCGTACGTCAAGCCGAATACGAGCGGCTCCGGCGCAGCCTTTCTCGAATCGCTCGCGGCGGAAACAGACAGATTCAAGATCGTCATCACCAGCCAGCCGCAAGGGTCGATACCGACGGCACTGTGGTCGTCGTCGTATTTTATTTTTGTGGATTCGTTGTGACTGACACCAAACGCGACTTCAATTAATTTTCTTCTTTTGCTGTGGGACTGAGAAAAGAAGAACCCTCCTCGTCGCGATTCAATGCCTGACGACTCTTCAAAATCACACCGATTGCATTTTGCCGAGATTTAGTGCTCGGCAAGGAGTTTTTTCCAGCGCGTCCAGGCGTCGTCGCGGGCTTTCGCGTTCGCGGGTGTTGCGTCGGGCGCTTCGCCGGCGCGCATGAAGCCGTGGCCTGCGCCATCGTAGGTGACAGGCTCGTACGTTTTTCCGGCTGCCTTCATATCGGAGGTCGCACCAGGAATCGTCGCGCCGATGCGCGCATCGTTGCCAGCATAAAAGCCGTAAACGGGCGAGGTAATGCGAGCCATGGCGTCCGGCGCGGGCGGAGGACCATAAAAAACGAACGCCGCGGCGAGGTCGGAGCGATTCGTCGCGAAACGAAAACTTTGGCCGCCGCCCCAGCAAAATCCGGCGACGAAAAGCTTGCCGTTCGACGAAGGAATCTTCAGCGCGTAGTCGGCGGCAGCGTTGAGGTCAGCGGTGATTTGATCCGGATTCAGATGGCTGACCGCTTCAATCGCCTGGCTCTGCGTGAAAGATGTGCTGCGGCCGCCATTTGGGCCCATGCCAGAAAGCAAATCGGGCGCGACAGCGATGTAGCCTGCGGCGGCGACTTGATCGGCGAGATCCTGCACCCAGTCGGTCATGCCAAAAATTTCGTGGATAATGAGCACGACGGGAGCTTTTGCGGCGGATTGCGGATAAGCGACGAACGTCTCGACGGCGCGGTCGCCATGCTTGACCGTGACCCATTCACGATGGCGCGGCGATTTTTCGAGCTTGGCTTGCGCCCAGTCCTGCGCGACGGCGAGCGGAGCGAATAAGAAAACTACGGCAAGAATCATGGACAGGCGTTTCATTGGCGTCCCCCGAATGGTTTCGTCACTTAATTCCCACAACCATCGAATCCGGCCCGACGAGATGCTCGACGCGGGTCTCGCGGAACCCGGCTTCCTTCATCCAAGCGCAACAGTCCGCGCCAGTGTAGTCGAAGCCGCCGGGCGTCTCGACGAGCATGTTCAAGCTCATCAGCAAACCGAAGGCATTTTTGCAGCGGTCGTCGTCAATGATGCAGTCATACACGATCAGTGCGCCGCCCGACGGAAGCACATCGCAGGCTTTCCGAATCAGCGTTCTCTTTTCCTGCAAATTCCAGTCGTGCAGGATATGGCCCATCATCAGCACATCAGCCTTGGGCAACGCATGCTCAAAGAAACTCCCGGCTTGAAAGGCGACGCGCTGCTTCAACCCTTGCGCAGCTACATATTCCTCGAATACCGGCTTCACTTCGGGGAGATCGAAGCCCACGCCGGAGATGTGCGGGTTTGCAAGCGCGACCTGAACGATTAGGTCGCCTTGCGCCGTGCCGATGTCCGCGGCCGTTTTGTAATTCTGCCAAGGAAATTTTCGGGCGATCGCTCGATTGGCGCCTGAACTGATGCCGGTCATGGCCTTCAAAAATCCCTTGAGCCTTTCCGGATCCGCATAAAGCGCGACAAACAGACTGGCCCCTCCGCCTTTCGCTTCGTTCTGCTGCTCGCCAGTTCGCAGAGCGGTAGTCAAGCCGCTCCAAAATGGATACAGTCGGAGACTCGCCATCTCCAAGATTCCGCCGACATACGAGGGCTTCCTGCGATCCAAGAAAAAATCCGCAGAAGGCGTGTTGCTGTAGACGCCGTTTTTTCTCTCGAGAAATCCAAGCGCCACGAGAGCATCGAGAAAATCACGTGCCGCACGCGGGTGCAGGGCTAACTTCTTCGTGAGCGAATCCAGATTCAGATGCTCTTGCGCAAGGTCGGTGAACAGTCCCAGTTCTACGGCGCTCAAGAGCGCCTTGGACGCCCAAAATCCCAATCCAACTTGCATGATGTGATCCGGGTTCAGTTCTGTCACTGATCCATGTGTCGCCATGAGGCCTCCCCCTTATGAAGGGTGGATTTCATAGTAGGCGCGGCGAATGTCTGTCGTCAACGCCAGAGGTCCACTTTTGCAAGAATTAGGGTTCCGCACCACGGTTGTCGTTTGTGCTTTCCGTGCGACAATGCGACGGAATGGAAACCGCCAGCATGAAGCTGCATCGGCGCCAGATTGCTTCGCTTCGCCGCAATCTTCTCGCGTGGTATCGCGCGAATCGGCGCGATTTGCCGTGGCGGCGCGGGCGCGATCCGTATCGCATCTGGCTGGCAGAAATTATGCTGCAGCAGACGCGCATCGCGGCCGTGCTGCCCTATTACGAACGGTTTCTGGAGCGATTTCCCGATGTTCGCGCGCTGGTGCAAGCGCGCGAAAGCGAGGTCCTCAAATACTGGGCGGGACTCGGCTATTACAGCCGCGCGCGGAATTTGCATCGCGCCGCGAAGAAAATCGCCAGCGACCACAAAGGGAAATTTCCCACGGCGCCGGAAGACGCTCTCGCCCTCCCTGGCATCGGCGGGTATACGGCGGCCGCAATTCTCAGCATCGCGTTCGACACTCCGCTCGCCGCGCTCGATGGCAACGTTGCTCGCGTTCTTGCGCGTCTTTTGGCTGTGCGCGGAGATTTGCGAGAGCCGGCGACATGGCGAAATCTTGCGACCGCCGCGCAAAATCTTCTGGCACCAGAATCAGCCGGCGATTGGAATCAAGCCATGATGGAGCTGGGCGAAACCGTTTGCACGCCTCGCTCACCCAATTGCGCGGCTTGTCCGATGGCGCGCTACTGCGAAGCGCACGCGCTCGGCATTACCGGCGAGATTCCCGCTGTGCGGCAGAAGCGTGGCGCGGCAAATGTGCGAATTGCCGCTGCCGTTCTGGTCGATCCCCGCGGGCGCACTTTGCTGACGAAAACTCCCGGCGCGCACGATTCGGTTTTTTTTTCACGCTTGTGGCAATTCCCCGCCGCTGAAGTCAACGGCTCGGATGATGCGATGCGCGAATTGGCGCGCCATTTGCGCGCGTCGCTCGGCCTAGGGAAGCAAGCCTTTGTCGAATTGCCTGCTGCTGCCCACACGGTTACGTATCGCAAAATCGCGCTGCTTCCGTTCCTCGCGCGCGTGCAGGATCTGCCCGAAGCTCCCGCGTGCCGAATCCTGCCTCTTCGGAATCTCGCACAGTTGCCGGTCTCCAATGCGACGCGCAAAATCGCGCACGCGGCCATCGCGGCGCTCGAGACGTAACGGGTTCGCGCCTTCTGCCAGCGCTCTTCGCTTCCCCGCTGAGCGCCAATGTTAAAATTGCGAAATGGCCAGCGCCGCCACAACCGCTCGTCCGTTTGCGTCTGAACCGCTGCCTATCATTCAGCGCTACTTCGAAGTTTCGCTTTACCTGATGGCCACAACGGGCCTGCTCGCGCTGGTGGCTACAGGGAAACTCGATCTCGTGGCTTCGATTGTCACACCGGTTGTGCTCGCTTATAAAGGCATCCGATTGTGGCGAGGCCGCGGGCCGGAGATTCCACAGCACGCAGCGACGGCTCTCGTCCTCGGTTACTTTCTTTTTTTCCCCGTGGATCTTTGGGTGGTTTCGCGGCTGATCGCCTCGGATGCACCCAATCCGATGCTCTACGCAGGATTGCTGGCTGCGATTCACCTGCTGATTTTCGCGGCCCTTTTGCGGCTGTATTCGGCACGGACATTGCGCGATCAAGTTTTTCTGGCGCTTCTTGCTTTTGCGTCGATGCTTGCTTCAGCCATCCTGACCGTGAACACGATTTTCCTCGTGGCGCTGGCGTTCTTTCTGCTGCTGGCGGTTTCGAGCTTCGTGGCGCTCGAAATCCAGCGGAGTTCCGAGGGAGCCGTATACCCTTCGCTGGAGCGCGCGAGCGACGCGGCGCGCAGTTTGCATCGCGCGCTTGGCGTTACGAGCGTCCTCGTGGCGGCGAGCGCCTTCGTTCTTGGCGGCCTGATTTTCTTCATCATCCCGCGGTTCACAGCCGGTTACATGAGCGCGCTGAACCTGCAGCCTACGCTGATGACCGGATTCACGGACAATGTCACGCTGGGGGAAATCGGCAAACTGAAGGAAAGTAGCGCGGTGGTGATGCGCATTCGCGTGGCGGGCGATGCGTCACGGGCGCAGGATGTTCACTGGCGCGGAATGATCCTCACGAATTTCGACGGCAAACGCTGGTTCACGCCCGATCGCACTTCGGTGGTCGTTACGCCTGACGCGTCCGGCAGCTATAACCTGAACGCCGCGCCCATGCCGCCCAATACTTCCTACATGCTGCGCTATACCGTCCTGATGGAGCCTCTGGCCACGGACGCGATTTTTCTCGCCGCCCATCCGGCAGCGGTCTGGGGACGATTCGGCCCGGACTTCAATCCTGCACGGCCCGGGATGCGCGGATACCTGACGGTGAGCCGCACAGGCGCGGTCCTCAATCCATTTCACAACTCCCTCAACATGCATTACGACGCCGTTTCAGAGATTCCCGATGTTGCGCCGGCGCTCTTGCGCGCCGCGACTCACGATTATCCACAGGGAATCCGCGACACGTATCTTCAGTTGCCGCAGCTCGATCCACGCATTAAGGAGCTGGCAACACAAATCACCGCGCACGATTCAACCGTTTATGACAAAGCCTCGGAGATTGCGCGCTATCTTCGCACGCGCTACGGCTACACACTCGACCTTTCGGACATGAATCAGCCCGATCCGCTCGCCTATTTTCTTTTCATCAAACGCGCAGGCCACTGCGAATATTTTGCCTCGGCGATGGTTGTGATGCTGCGGACGCTGGGAATTCCGGCGCGCTACGCGACAGGTTTTCTGCCCGGCGAATACAACGATCTGGCGCAAGACTACATTATTCGCGCGAGCGACGCGCACAGCTGGGTGGAGGTTTATTTTCCCGGATATGGCTGGATTACGTTCGATCCCACGCCACCGGGCAGCGGCAACGGCAATGGGATGTTCGCGCGCCTGGGAATGTACTGGGATTGGTTTCAGTTCAACTGGAATGAGTGGGTGATCAACTACGATTTTTCGCATCAGCTCACGCTGGGCCGCAATATTCATCAGTCGTCGCGCGCGTGGTCGGATCGCATTTCGCAGTATTACCGCGCGAAACGGCGCGCCATTCTCGATTTCCTGAAGCTGTGGCAGGCGCGCCTCTCGAATTCGCCTTATTCGCTTCCGGGCGCGCTTGTTTTCCTCGTTATTCTCCTGATTTATTTTCGCGGGCGCGCAATGGGAGGATTCGTCGCCATTCGCTGGAAATTGCGCGCACAGCGCGAAGGCAAATTGCCCGCGGAGCTCGCCGCCTTCGAATATCGCCAGATGCTTCACCTGCTCGAGCGGCGCGGGTGGCGCAAAGCAGCATCGCTTACTCCACTGGAGTTTGCCGCCTCGATTCCGGCGCCGGAATTCGCGGGCCCGGTCGCAGAGCTGACTGAAATTTATCAGTCGGCACGATTCGGCGAACATCCGGCAGATGCGAAGCGGGTTAGTTTCCTACTCGCAGCCCTAAAATCTCTGCGACGCAAATAGTGGCAGGCGGACGTCGCTTCTACTTAATCTCGAGAACTTCTTTTTCTTTTGCGGCGGATAGATCTTCGACTTTCTTGGTCTCCGCGTGGGTTAGTTTTTCCAGCTCGTCGAGCGCTCGCTTCTTGTCGTCCTCGCTGATTTTCTTTTCTTTCTCGAGCTTCTCGACATGTTCCTTGATGTCGCGGCGAATGTTGCGTACGGCGGTACGATGATCTTCGAGAACCTTGTGAATGACTTTGACCAAATCCTTGCGGCGCTCTTCGGTGAGCGAAGGAATCGGCACACGCAGCACTTTTCCGTCCGATGTCGGATTCAGTCCGAGATCAGATGTGCGAATGGCCTTGTCGATAAGCGGGACGGCCGTCGGATCCCACGGCGAAATCAGGATCATCGCGGGATCCGGAACCGATAGCGTGCCAAGCTGATTGATGGGCATCGGCGTTCCGTGATAATCGACGCGGATGTTGTCGAGCAGCGCGGTGTTCGCGCGCCCCGTGCGCACGCCGGCCAGGTTTTTGCGAAAATCCTCGACGGCTTTTTCCATGCGCACTTTTGCCTGCGCCAATGCATCTTTCGTGTTCGCGATCGTTGTCATTGAACTTGCCCCGTCCGTTTTTTTTCTTTGCTTTAATTTCCGGCAGTTACGATTGAGCCGACTTTTTCGCCCATGACGACGCGCTGCAGATTTCCGGGCACGTTCATATTGAAGACCAGGATTGGCATCTTGTTGTCCATACACAGCGAAATCGCCGTCGAGTCCATCACCGAAAGGCCCTTCTGGAGAACGTCCAAATATGTGATGCGCTCGAACCGCTTTGCTCCCGGGACTTTTTCGGGATCGGCGTCATAAACGCCGTCCACGCGCGTCGCTTTGATAATCACATCCGCCTTGATTTCCATGGCACGCAGCGCCGCGGCCGTGTCCGTCGAAAAATACGGATTGCCCGTCCCCGCGGCGAAAATCACGATGCGGTGCTTTTCCAAATGGCGCGCGGCGCGCCGGCGAATGAAAGGCTCGGCGATTTGATGCATCTCGATTGCGCTCATCAGGCGCGTGTGGCATCCGATCTTTTCGAGCGCGTCCTGCAAGGCGAGTCCGTTGATCACCGTGGCGAGCATGCCCATGTAGTCGCCCGTCGCACGGTCGATAGACATGGCCTTCTGCCGCCCGCCGCGAAAAATATTTCCGCCGCCGACCATAATTGCGACTTGCACGCCCTGGTTGCTGACTTCCTTTAACTCCAGCGCGAGAGCGGCAATCGTCTCCGGATGAATCCCTGCGCTCAGCGGCCCTTGCAACGATTCGCCGGAAAGCTTCAAGACGATGCGCTTGTAAATCGGCGTGGATGCTGATTTTTTTGCTGCCGTCTTAGCCATCTTGGTCGTCGGCATTTTGTGCGTCTTTCGTTTTCGCGCGGCTTTTTGTGACGCTTCTCGCGCCTTTCGTTCGCTCGGCATTCTAGCAGACATTTTTGTCTCGCGTACATCTGTAGCGCTACTTCACGTCAATTTTTTCCTGCTTTTGTTCCTTTGTTTTCCCGGCGATTCCCTTTCCGGAGTGACGCGCATTTTCCTCTTGCGCTTCTACAGGAGATAGAATATGCTTCCTGTCGAAGCGTAAGGGGAACGCTTTATGACCGGCAAGCGAATTGATCTTCCGCAAGGGACGCTGGATCTTTTGATTCTGCGCACGGTCGCTCTGGAGCCGCAGCACGGCTGGGCGATCTCTGAGCGTATTCATCAGATTTCGAGCAAGGTCTTGCAAGTGCAGCAGGGGTCGCTCTATCCGGCCCTGCATCGCCTGGAACGCCGCGGCTGGATCAAATCTCGCTGGGGCGCGTCAGAAAACAACCGGCGCGCGAAATATTACGAATTGACGTTCAGCGGCCGCAAGCAACTCGAAGCCGAAAAAACAGAATGGGAGAAGCTGACGGCGGCCGTCGCACAAGTTTTGGAATCGGCGTAGACGCAGCCTTCCTGACCCAAACAGGAATTGTAGCGCTGCGATTTGCTTTTGCAGGAGGAGTTATGTTGGAAGATTTGCGATTGCGTGTGCGCTCTCTTTTTCACCGCAAAGCCGTTGAAAACGATTTGAACGACGAGCTGCGCTTCCATTTCGAGCAGCAGGTCGAAAAACTCGTGCAATCCGGCTTGCCTCCTGCCGAAGCGCGCCGCCAAGCTCGGCTCGCCATCGGCACGCAGGACGAAATCCGCGAAGAGTATCGCGATTCGAGCGGCGTGCGTTTCCTTGAAACTTTGCTGCAAGACATTCGCTTCGCGCTGCGCATGATGCGCAAATCGCCAGGGTTCACGGCGGTGGCCATTCTCACTCTCGCTCTCGGCATAGGCGCCAATACTGCCATCTTCAGCGTAGTTGACTGGCTCATTCTCCGGTTGCCACCCGTCGCCAAAGCCGAGCAAATCACCACACTGGAGGCCGAGCTACTCAGCGGTTACTATAACAACGGATTTTCTTATCCCGCTTTTGAAGACATCCGCAGACAATCCACGGCGGTATTTTCCGACGTAGCTGGCGCAATGGATTTTCAGATGGATGGGTTGAGCATCGACGGCAATAACCAACCAATATGGACGAGCTACGTCTCCGGGAACTTTTTCCAAATGATGGGCCTAAAACCGGTGCTCGGAAGTTTCATCGAGCCAACGCCGGGAAAATCCGTGGATGACGAGCCTGTTCTCGTCCTCGGCTACACCTTCTGGAAAACGCATCTTGGCGGCGACTCACGCGTGATCGGCAAGAGTGTCCTGATAAACGGACACCCCGTTACGATTATTGGCGTGGCGCCGAAGGGATTTCACGGCATCGCTTCCCTTATGGATGTGCAAGGTTATCTGCCTCTCGGAATGGGGATAGTGACATCGGACGCCAAAAAAGATCTCGTCGTGGATCGGAAACCGCCAGTCCTAGCGATCTTCGCGCGGTTGAAACCGAGGCTAACAGCAAAATCAGTACAACCCGTATTGAACGTGATCGCTCAGCGGCTCTCCACGCAATACCCCGCAACCGATAAGTGCAAGTCTCTCTTTGCCAATCCGCTTGACCTGTTCAGCCCCGGCACCGACCCCTCGACATCAGGAACATTGCGTCTCGTGAGCGCGGTTTTCCTGATCCTTGCGGGGCTTGTGCTGATTCTCGCCTGTCTCAATGTCGCAAGTTTGCTAATCGCGCGGAGCTCGGCGCGAGAACGCGAAATGGCCGTTCGCGCCGCTGTGGGCGCCGGACGAGTTCGCCTGATTCGTCAGTTGTTGACGGAAAGCCTCCTCCTCGCGCTGCTCGGATGCGCTGGCGGAGTTGTCCTGGGGCTTCTCGCCAGTCGCTCGCTCGGTTCAATCAACTTAAATACCACGATTCCGTTTGTGCTGGATTTTCAATTCGACTGGCGCGTATTTGCGGACGCTTTTTGTGTCGCTTTGTTTACCGCCGCTGTCGTCGGGATCGCCCCGGCTCTGCGCGCGACACGCCGAAACTTGAACAATCTATTGCACGAAAGGGGGCGCACGGCGACGGTAGCTCGCCAGCGGACTCGCAGCGCGCTCGTTGTCGTCCAAGTGGGTGGCTCACTGATGCTGCTGATCGTAGCCGGATTGTTTGTGCGAAGTTTACGGAACGTCGAGCACGCGAATTTGGGATTCGACCCCAGCCACGTTCTCAATTTCACCATCGACGCGCACGAAGCGGGATACAACGAGGTTCAAGCGAGAGATTTTTTTCAGAACCTGCTCTCTTGCGTCCACGCTCTCCCTGGTATTGAAACAGCCAGTCTCGCGGCCACCACCCCCATGAGTTACTTCAGCTTCGGGGAAGAGCTGGCCATTGAAGGTTACCAGCCGCCCTCAAATCAACAAGCGCCGGCGGCGGGCTACAACGCTGTTTCGCCTGGATATTTCGAAACCA
This region of Candidatus Acidiferrales bacterium genomic DNA includes:
- the pyrH gene encoding UMP kinase → MPTTKMAKTAAKKSASTPIYKRIVLKLSGESLQGPLSAGIHPETIAALALELKEVSNQGVQVAIMVGGGNIFRGGRQKAMSIDRATGDYMGMLATVINGLALQDALEKIGCHTRLMSAIEMHQIAEPFIRRRAARHLEKHRIVIFAAGTGNPYFSTDTAAALRAMEIKADVIIKATRVDGVYDADPEKVPGAKRFERITYLDVLQKGLSVMDSTAISLCMDNKMPILVFNMNVPGNLQRVVMGEKVGSIVTAGN
- a CDS encoding PadR family transcriptional regulator, which codes for MTGKRIDLPQGTLDLLILRTVALEPQHGWAISERIHQISSKVLQVQQGSLYPALHRLERRGWIKSRWGASENNRRAKYYELTFSGRKQLEAEKTEWEKLTAAVAQVLESA
- a CDS encoding ABC transporter permease — its product is MLEDLRLRVRSLFHRKAVENDLNDELRFHFEQQVEKLVQSGLPPAEARRQARLAIGTQDEIREEYRDSSGVRFLETLLQDIRFALRMMRKSPGFTAVAILTLALGIGANTAIFSVVDWLILRLPPVAKAEQITTLEAELLSGYYNNGFSYPAFEDIRRQSTAVFSDVAGAMDFQMDGLSIDGNNQPIWTSYVSGNFFQMMGLKPVLGSFIEPTPGKSVDDEPVLVLGYTFWKTHLGGDSRVIGKSVLINGHPVTIIGVAPKGFHGIASLMDVQGYLPLGMGIVTSDAKKDLVVDRKPPVLAIFARLKPRLTAKSVQPVLNVIAQRLSTQYPATDKCKSLFANPLDLFSPGTDPSTSGTLRLVSAVFLILAGLVLILACLNVASLLIARSSAREREMAVRAAVGAGRVRLIRQLLTESLLLALLGCAGGVVLGLLASRSLGSINLNTTIPFVLDFQFDWRVFADAFCVALFTAAVVGIAPALRATRRNLNNLLHERGRTATVARQRTRSALVVVQVGGSLMLLIVAGLFVRSLRNVEHANLGFDPSHVLNFTIDAHEAGYNEVQARDFFQNLLSCVHALPGIETASLAATTPMSYFSFGEELAIEGYQPPSNQQAPAAGYNAVSPGYFETMRIPILSGRGFLDSDSPTSPHVAVINKVMAERYWHGQNPIGRHFANTADPKNPIEVVGVTADSTTTDITSPSAPFVYLPLAQHLQNQTPVTLQLRTSLPLATANREVVDMIHSLSPAMPVSDVQTMIEAIDTLHGPMLFQIAAGLAASLGILGLALAIIGVYGVVSYGASQRTHEIGIRMALGAQRVQILKMIFGQGFFIVSGGTLLGVLAAAAIARLVGNFLVGVSPLDAITYLGAVFILTTVALLACYIPARRAMKVDPMVALRYE